The Bradyrhizobium diazoefficiens genome contains the following window.
TGGGCCTTGCGGGTGACGTACTGTTCGATCTGGGGCTTGACCTGGGCGAAGTCGGGCGCCTTGCGATTGCGCTTCTCCTCGACCTTGATGATGTGCCAGCCGAACTGCGACTTTACGGGGTCGGAGATCTTGCCCGGCTCCAGCGCGAAGGCGACCGCCGAGAATTCCGGCACCATCTGTTCCTTGGTGAAGAAGCCGAGGTCGCCGCCATCGGCGGAGCCCGGATCCTTGGACTTCTTCTTGGCAAGCTCGGCGAAATCGGCGCCCTTGTCGAGTTCGGCCTTCACTGCCTTGGCCTCGTCCTCGGTCTCGACCAGGATGTGGCGGGCGCGCACTTCCTGCTCGCCGGTGATCTGCTTGGAGGCCTCCTCATAGACCTTCTTCATGGCGTCGTCGTTGGTCGCGGCCTTGCCTTCCTGGGCGAGCAGGCTGTCCATCAGCAGGCGATTGCGGGCGAACGCCATGCGCTTCTTGAATTCCTCGCCGTCGGCGACCTTCTTGTCCTCGGCGGCCTTGGCCACGATCTTCATGTCGATCAGGAAGGACAGGACGTTTTCGTCCTTGGTCGCCGGATCCATCTGGGCGAGGCTCGGTCCGAGTTCCTCCTCGGCCATGGTGACGTCGCTCTTCTTGATGTCAGCGCCGTTGACCTTCGCCAGGACCGGATCGTCGGCCGCCCGGAGCGGGCCGGCGACCGCCAGGGAGAGCGCCAAGGCAAAGCAGCCAGCCAGGGCGGACGCGTGGCGGAAACGCTGGCCGGTGGTGACCGGGAACGAGGTGGTCATGCAAAATCCTTATGTTGAAGCAGGGGCTGCTTAAGCGGGCGGACACTCGCCCAATCAAGGGGGCTTGGCAACGCGAAAAGTCTGTCAAAATGATGAATTGGCGGCAAGATTGGCCGCCGTTGACAAGGCCCTGACCGGGCCATATCTCTGCCCGGTCGCGACCATGGCGATGGCGTTTATTTTGCTGCGTTTTTGGCCGTTGAACCCAGACTGGCTCAATTCCCACCCATATGGCGGATGACCCCCCGCAGTCCGGGCTCTGGCGCCATCGGGCGTCACGGTGAGTTGATAGGCAGTCGGGCGACAACTTCTTGGCTGCAACGCGGTTGAATCGCGAACACAGGAACTAGGCATGATCGGCGCGCTCGCCCGCAAGTTTTTCGGCTCCGCCAACGACCGGCGGGTGAAGGGATATCAGTCCCGCGTCAGCGCGATCAACGCGCTTGAACCGGAGGTCTCGAAACTCTCCGACGAGGCGCTCAAGGCGCGCACCGCCGAATTCAAGAAAGAACTCGCCGAGGGCAAGACGCTCGACGACATCCTGGTGCCGGCCTTCGCTACCGTGCGGGAGGCCGCCAAGCGCACGCTCGGCCAGCGTCATTTCGACGTCCAGCTGATCGGCGGCATGGTGCTGCACGAGGGCGATATCGCCGAGATGAAGACCGGCGAAGGCAAGACGCTGGTCGCAACGCTCGCCGTCTACCTCAACGCGCTCGCCGGCAAGGGCGTCCACGTCGTCACCGTCAACGACTACCTCGCCAGCCGCGACTCGGCCTGGATGGGCCAGATCTACGGCTTCCTCGGCATGACCACCGGCGTGATCGTCCACGGTCTCGACGATGCCGAGCGCAAGACCGCCTACGCCTGTGACATCACCTACGGCACCAACAACGAATACGGCTTCGACTATCTGCGCGACAACATGAAGTACCGGCTCGAGGACATGGTCCAGCGGCCGCATTTCTACGCCATCGTCGACGAAGTCGACTCCATCCTGATCGACGAAGCGCGCACGCCGCTGATCATCTCCGGTCCGCTCGACGACCGCTCCGACTTCTACAACACCATCGACGGCTTCCTGCCCAAGCTCGACAAGACCGACTACGAGGTCGACGAGAAGCAGCGCACGGTGACGCTGACCGAAGCCGGCATGGAGAAAATCGAGACCTTGCTGCGCGATGCCGGGCAGCTCAAAGGCGAGTCGCTCTACGACGTCGAGAACGTCTCCGTCGTCCATCACATCAACCAGGCGCTGCGCGCCCACACGCTGTTCACCCGCGACAAGGACTACATCGTCCGCGACGACGAGGTGATCATCATCGACGAGTTCACGGGCCGCATGATGCAGGGCCGGCGCTATTCCGAAGGTTTGCACCAGGCGCTGGAAGCCAAGGAGCACGTGTCGGTGCAGCCGGAAAATCAGACGCTGGCCTCGATCACGTTCCAGAACTATTTCCGGATGTACGAAAAGCTCGCCGGCATGACCGGCACGGCGCTGACCGAAGCCGACGAATTGTTCGACATCTACAAGCTCGAGGTCGTGGAAATTCCGACCAATTTGGCAGTCGCCCGTCTCGACGAGGACGACGAGGTCTATCGCACCCAGAACGAGAAATACGCCGCCATCCTGGCCGAGATCGAGCGTGCCAATGCGCGGCTGCAGCCGGTGCTGGTCGGCACGGCCTCGATCGAAAAGTCGGAGGTCATCGCCGAATACCTCAAGAAGCACGGCTACCGGCAGATCGATTTCGGCAGCGAAAACGCGATGCAGAAGCTGTACGCCGCAGCGCGCGCCAACAAGCCGGCCAAGCTGTTCGCGGTGCTGAACGCGCGCTTCCACGAGCAGGAAGCCTATATCGTTGCCGAAGCCGGCGTGCCCGGCGCGATCACGATCGCGACCAACATGGCCGGCCGCGGTACCGACATCAAGCTCGGCGGTTCGCTCGAAATGCGCATCCAGCAGGAGACCGGTGGCATCGAGGACGAGGCCGAGAAGGCCAAGAAGATCGAGCAGATCAAGGCCGACATCGCGCATTTCCGCGAGATCGTGCTGAAGGCCGAAGAGACCGTCGAGATCGAGCCGGCCAAGGGCGCGAAGCCGGCCAGGACCGTCAAGAAACCGGGCGGCCTCTACATCATCGGCTCCGAGCGGCACGAATCCCGCCGCATCGACAACCAGCTCCGCGGCCGTTCCGGCCGTCAGGGCGACCCCGGCCGCTCGAAATTCTTCCTGTCGTTGGAAGACGATCTGATGCGCATCTTCGGCTCGGATCGCCTCGACAGCATGCTCCAGCGTCTCGGCCTGCAAGAGGGCGAGGCGATCATCCATCCCTGGATCAACAAGGCGCTGGAGAAGGCGCAGCA
Protein-coding sequences here:
- a CDS encoding peptidylprolyl isomerase — protein: MTTSFPVTTGQRFRHASALAGCFALALSLAVAGPLRAADDPVLAKVNGADIKKSDVTMAEEELGPSLAQMDPATKDENVLSFLIDMKIVAKAAEDKKVADGEEFKKRMAFARNRLLMDSLLAQEGKAATNDDAMKKVYEEASKQITGEQEVRARHILVETEDEAKAVKAELDKGADFAELAKKKSKDPGSADGGDLGFFTKEQMVPEFSAVAFALEPGKISDPVKSQFGWHIIKVEEKRNRKAPDFAQVKPQIEQYVTRKAQADYVAKLRAEAKVERMDQADASKDAKPADAAKPADAKPSDSKMAPPAKK
- the secA gene encoding preprotein translocase subunit SecA; translation: MIGALARKFFGSANDRRVKGYQSRVSAINALEPEVSKLSDEALKARTAEFKKELAEGKTLDDILVPAFATVREAAKRTLGQRHFDVQLIGGMVLHEGDIAEMKTGEGKTLVATLAVYLNALAGKGVHVVTVNDYLASRDSAWMGQIYGFLGMTTGVIVHGLDDAERKTAYACDITYGTNNEYGFDYLRDNMKYRLEDMVQRPHFYAIVDEVDSILIDEARTPLIISGPLDDRSDFYNTIDGFLPKLDKTDYEVDEKQRTVTLTEAGMEKIETLLRDAGQLKGESLYDVENVSVVHHINQALRAHTLFTRDKDYIVRDDEVIIIDEFTGRMMQGRRYSEGLHQALEAKEHVSVQPENQTLASITFQNYFRMYEKLAGMTGTALTEADELFDIYKLEVVEIPTNLAVARLDEDDEVYRTQNEKYAAILAEIERANARLQPVLVGTASIEKSEVIAEYLKKHGYRQIDFGSENAMQKLYAAARANKPAKLFAVLNARFHEQEAYIVAEAGVPGAITIATNMAGRGTDIKLGGSLEMRIQQETGGIEDEAEKAKKIEQIKADIAHFREIVLKAEETVEIEPAKGAKPARTVKKPGGLYIIGSERHESRRIDNQLRGRSGRQGDPGRSKFFLSLEDDLMRIFGSDRLDSMLQRLGLQEGEAIIHPWINKALEKAQQKVEARNFDIRKNLLKFDNVQNDQRKVIFDQRVDLMKDDSVAETVTDMRHAFIDDLVAKHVPEHAYAEQWDTAGLKEELKRVLDLDLPVQDWAKEEGIADEELLNRIETRADEHMAAKVAQWGPDVMRYVEKTILLQTLDHLWREHLIMLDHLRQVIGLRGYGQRDPLQEYKTEAFNLFQEMSAHLREAVTAQLMRVEIVPPEQEAPMLPAMEAHKLNPDTGEDEMALASVTLAPQATDAALRDPKNPASWGKIGRNEDCPCGSGKKYKHCHGRYA